tggagctcgtttaagcgatgctcttaatcccctctcctcgtgcaccaggaaacaaagagggaagaaaaagtctcttgcctcttcagcaggtccagactttttcctggactccctcccggctagccatggcacactagcccccttcaggctgtgttcacgccgccaaccctagtcctctccctgtgtcctctccctgtgatccgaccgaagcccgagcctcagctcccagcccccgcccgccccggcgagtgagcagacaagcctctcggtctGGTGAGtactggtcggcaccgctcctctgtgcgggaatctctccgctttgccctccgcacccctgtggctgcgctctcctccgtggctctgaagcttcccccctctgccacccgcagtctccatccgcgaaggggcttcctagtgtgtggaaacctttcctccttcacagctcccttccactggtgcaggtccgcccctgttcttttgtctctgttttttcttttttctttttccctacccaggtacgtggggcgtttcttgccttttgggaggtctgaggtcttctgccagtgttcagtaggtgttctataggagcagttccacgtgtagatgtatttctgatgtatctgtggggaggaaggtgatctccacgtcttactcttccgccatcttctcctctcccctgttgggtgcatatatatttataattgttatatcttcttcttggattgatcctttgatcattatgtagtgtccttccttgtctcttgtaacattctttattttaaagtctattttatctgatatgagtattgcgattccagctttcttttgatttccacttgcatggaatatctttttccataccctcactttcagtctgtatgtgtccctaggtctgaagtgggtctcttgtagacagcatatagatgggtcttgtttttgtatccattcagtgaacctgtgtcttttggttggaacatttaatccattcacgtttaaggtaattatcaatatgtatgttcttaattgttttgggtttgtttttgtaggtccttttcttctcttgtgtttcccacttagagaagttcctttagcctttgttgtcgagctggattggtggtgctgaattctgttagcttttgcttgtctgtaaagcttttgatttctccatcaaatctgaatgagatccttgctgggtagagtaatcttggttgtaggttcttccctttcatcactttaaatatgttatgccactctcttctggcttgtagagtttctgctgagaaatcagctgttaaccttatgggagttcccttgtatgttatttgtcatttttcccttgctgctctcaataatttttctttgtctttaatttttgccaatttgattactatgtgtcttggcatgtttctccttgggtttatcctgcctgggactctctgtgcttcctggacttgggtggcaatttcctttcccatgttagggaagttttcacgtataatctcttcaaatattttctctggtccttcctctctctcttctccttctgggacccctataatgcgaaggttgttgcatttaatgttgtcccagaggtctcttaggctgtcttcacttcttttcttttcttcattcttttttctttattctgttctgcagcagtgaattccaccattctgtcttccaggtcacttatccattcttctgcctcatttattctgctattgatttcttctagtgtatttttcatttcagttattgtattgttcatctctgtttgtttgttctttaattcttctaggtctttgttaagcatttcttgcatcttctcgatctttgcctccattctttttccgaggtcctggatcatcttcactatcgttattctgaattatttttctggaaggttgcttatatccacttcatttagttgtttttctggggttttatcttgttccttcatctggacatagccctctgccttttcatcttgtctatctttctgtgaatgtggtttttgttccacaggctgcaggattgtagttcttcttgcttctgctgtctgccctctggtggatgaggctatctaagaggcttgtgtaagtttcctgatgggagggactggtggtgggcagagctcagtaaaactttaatccacttgtctgctgatgggtggggctgggttccctccctgttggttgtttggcctgaggcaacccaacactggagcctgctcgggctctttgttggggctaatggcagactctgggagggctcatgccaaggagtacttctgaGAACTTatactgccagtgtccttgttcccgtggtgagccacagccaccccccgcctctgcaggagacccttcagtctcccctggggtcactgctccttcccctgggtcccgatgcacacactactttgtgtgtgccctccaagagtggagtctttgtttcccccagtcctgtcgaagtcctgcagtcaaatcccactagccttcaaagtctgattctctggggattcttcctcccattgctggacccccaggttgggaagcctgatgtggggctcagaaccttcactccagtgggtggacttctgtggtatgagtgttttccagtttgtgagtcacccacccaccagttatgggatttgattttattgtgattgcaccccttctaccatctcactgtggcttctcctttgtctttggatgtggggtatctattttggtgagttccagtgtcttcctgtcgatgattgttcagtagttagttgtgattctggtgctctcacaggagggagtgagagcatgtccttctactctgccatcttgaaccaatccagcctgaaatttttctttttttttaaaatttttatttattttattattttttatttttatttttttaatgatattcttgtctgcttacattctttttatttatgtatgtatgtatgtatgtatgtatggctgtgttgggtcttcgtttctgtgcgagggctttctctagttgtggcaagcgggggctactcttcatcacggtgcgggggccactcttaatcgtggtgtgcgggcctctcactatcgcggcctgtcattgccgagcacaggctccagacacacaggctcagtaattgtggctcacgggccgagttgctccgcggcatgtgggatcttcccagaccagggctcgaacccctgtcccctgcattggcaggcagattctcaaccactgcgccaccagggaagccctgaaatttttctttttaaatatttttcatgtctaAAATGCATTATTGTGTCTGATTAAGTTGATTACATGGAACataatttacatttcatttgGTATCATCATTATGAACATCAAATACTGCATTAGAATGTACTACAGTGATAACTTTCCCTGTGGGCTATAGAGCTGTTTTCCAAAAAGCAGTTCCATAGTATgtaattttttgttatattaattaaTGGCTTTGCCCTTTTTcagatgtgccaggcactttagaTATATTAATGCTAATATTCACAGCAGTGCtataaggtagatattattatttacagatgaagaaattaagggtCACAGATATTAAATTTGTCCGAGGCCACAGAACTAGGCAGAGCTAGGATTGGAACCTAGTATCTCTGATTTCATACTCTCATGTTTCTACATATTAAAACAGAGATGAATCAAATATTGTTCCAAAAAATATGTCTTTTGCCACTGTAATTATGGGGAAATCCATGACAAAAAATCATTATTGTTTGGAATAAGAACTCAAATACCCATAACACAAATACTTGCTGTACCTAGTAACACAGTCACCATATATAATGGATTCTATTCCTAGTATTTAAGGCAAATGCATAcaagcacttactctgtgcagCGGTGTGCTAGGTGCAAAGGgatatcactttttaatttttttaaagtttttggctgggttgggtctttgttgctgtgcgtgggctttctctagttgcagtgaacaggggctaactctttgttgcggtgcatgggcttctcattgtggtggcttctcttgttgcggagcacggactctaggtgcgcgggcttcagtagttgcagcacgcgggccctagagcgcaggttcagtagttgtggtgcacaggcttagctgctctgcggcatgtgggatcttcctggaccagggatcgaacctgtgtcccctgcattggcaggtggattgttaaccactgagccaccagggaagtcccagcatatcacttttaaaaacagaatacgTGATATGAGGAATCAAGAAACTCATGATCTAGTTTCAGACACCCATGAAACCATTTGCAAAGAACGATGGACACTTAGTGCTTAAATAAAGTTTTAGCAATAAAATTGTGAGGGAGACTTCAAGTGCTAAAGcagttcagaaaagagaaaaataatatggaGTAAGAAGCAGGGAGAAAGTTTCTTGGGGCTCAACTTAGAAACTATGTGAATCAATTTTAATGCTAACTCTTTAATGGAAAAAAGCCAAGGGCTTGGGATGAGCCATTCTGGTGTAAGAATTTATAAACTTGAGACTCATCCTAGAAgcggccaagatggtggagtaggaaggcCCTGAGctctcctcctcccacagacacacaaaaattacAACTATCTAAAGCACAATTGTTGATGAGAACCACCTGAACGCTAGGAGAAAAGATATTCTACaactgaagatataaagaaggaagcaCAATGATACAATTCGGAGGGTCAGAGATGAGGTATACTAAAGACCCATACTCCAgggtaggtgacccacaaatgggaggataattacaactGCAGAGTTTCTCCCCCAAAAGTGAGGGGTCTGAGCTCCACTTTCTGCTCCCCAGACCCAGGGGTCCTGCTCTGAGGAGACAAacccccagaacatttggctttgaaggccagtaggGCTTACTTTTGGGAAACTCGGAGGGGCTGGGGGATatagactccactcttagagtacacacaaaatctcatatgctccaagacccagtgcagaagcagtaattttaaaggagcctgggtcagacccactggctgatcttggagagcctcctggagaggcaggaggcaattgAGACTCACTCTGGGGATGTAGACAccggcagcagccattttggggagctcatacCCCCACGAGAACACTGGTGCTGCCAAGTgtcattttggaatcctccttcTAGCTTATAGGGTCTGGACCTGGCCCTGTCTGCCAGCTGCTAGGGACCAGAACTGGGACActgcaagccacacagctagCTAGGTGGGGACACAACAGGCCAGCTTTCCTGGGATTCAGCTGCCCTggaacccagccctgcccaccagagagccCAGGATCTGTCTCCAACCCGcatccaccagtgggccagcactagccccggGACCTGGCCTCACCCATCAGGAGGTGgtcaccagccccaggaccccatGGGTACTGGCTCTACCCACCTGTGGGTTGACACCAACTCTGGAACACCTAGGGCACTGCcaccagagaccctgggacctggctctgcccatcagcaattccactcctgggtgtttaaccaaagaaaataaaaacactaatttgaaaaaatatatgcaccccctatgttcattacagcattattcacaattgccaacatatagaagcaacctaagtgcccatcaatagatgaatggataaagaagatggggtatataTGGGGTATACCATATATCACAATGGGGTATATATCACATATCACAATGGGGTACAtatcacaatggaatattagtcatgaaaaggaatgaaatcttgccatttgtgacaatatggatggacctagagggtattataccaagtgaaataagtcagacagagaaagacaaaaatactgtatgatttcacttatatgtggaatctaaaaaacaaaacaaatgaacgaaCATAACTAAGCAGAAACAGACGCGGagatagagaacaaacaggtggttgccagaggggaggggggtgggaggggagagaaataGGTGGGGagataaaaaggtacaaacttccagttacaaaataaatgagtcatggggatgaaatgtaGTGTGGGGAATAGagttaataattatgtaatatattttcatgGTGACAGAAgcaactagacttatcatggtgatcattttgagaTGTATGAAAAAATCAAATCAGGGaaagttccctggcggtccagtggttaggactccgcgatTTCACTGCCGGgtgcctgggttcagtccctggtgggggaactatcCTGCAAGCCACCTGGtgtgacaaaaaacaaacaaaaaaaatcaaatcactatgttgtgtacctgaaactaatgtagtGTTGTAGTGTTgcaggtcagttatacttcaaaaacaaacaaacaaacaaattcatagaaaaagagatcagatttgtggttatcagaggtggggggcgggggagggggattggattaggtagtcaaaaggtacaaatttacaagataaagaaatactagggatgtaatgtacaacatgataaatataatgaacactggtgtatgttatatatgaaggttaagagtaaatcctgagttctcatcacaaagaaaagtatgtattttctatttcattttgtatctataggagataatggatgttcactaaacttattgtggtgatcactgcatgatgtatgtaagtcaaatcaagatgttgcacaccttaaacttctACAGTGCTGTATGTCGATTACATCTCAGTAAGAccggaagaaaaaaattcataaactCTTCTTTTTGAGGTAACTAGTTCTATGCATCTGAATACTGTTCATGCTAGGCATTTGAAACTGGGGCTAATGTTtgtgggtgggtttttttttagattattatcTTGTACTATTTTTAcgactttattgaggaataattgatgtacaataaactgcacatatttaaagagtacaatttgatgagtttgacaCAAGTctatacccatgaaaccatcaagacaatcaagataataaataTCCTTCACCCCTCAAGATTTCTTTGTGcttctttaaaagttatacttcccaggcaaccactgatttattttctGCCCCTACATATGAGATTggattttctagaattttatataagtcTAATTGCTAATGTGATGctgttttaaacaatttttttaaaattaattaatttatttttggctgtgttgggtcttcgtttctgtgcgagggctttctccagttgtggcaagtgggggccactcttcatcgcggtgcgcaggcctctcactatcgcggcctctcttgttgcggagcacaggctccagacgtgcaggctcagtagttgtggctgacgggcctagttgctccacggcatgtggaatcttcccagaccagggctcgaacccgtgtcccctgcattggcaggcagattctcaaccactgcgccaccagggaagccctgtgatggTGTTTTAAATGTTAGAACTTCTTTGCTTTGGCTGCTTCTGGTCACGTCAACACCACACATGAGTTGTGCTGCTTTGGGGCAGCCTCCATCTGAGGCTTGGCAAGCCCCCTGCAATCtgtgctgccccccaccccgcaaaCCCTGCTCTAGATGCCACTTCCCTACCCCGTTTTAGGTGACCTTTCCCTGTTTCCTAAAGCCATAAAGGACCCAGGAAGTCTTACATGATTCTTTTCCTGCAGCTCCCTGGTTGTGACCTTTCTAGTTTCTCTTACTCTAAATGGATAATATATGTTACAGCCCTGATCCTGATGGGCAGTTCTTCAGCTGGGCCCCAACCACACGTACTATGCTCCTTGGCAGTTAGTGAGAGCAAGTGGGGATTCAGATCCTGCCCCATCTAGATTTCCCAGCGCTAGACTGGCAGAccctgagtgtgtatgtgtgtgtgcatgtgcgtgcgaacatatgcatgtatatgtaagGGGGATGCATAAGGTTCTTACTATATAAAGTTGCAAACatgttttatataaagttttaaatacatttgagcatatttattttggaaaatccAGTGCTCAGTCCttcaaaaacttttatttttactgtacAAAATAGAATCAAATACAAAATAGTATTTACtccaaaatttcattatttctgacTTGTCAGTCTTTATAACATGACAGAGGTCATATTAAAAAGTTTCTTCAGTCTAATCTAAATAATTTCAAGCTAATCCATAtctgaaatgtgttttatttcatctttcataTCCTTAATCTCAGCTCGGACTATTGTTAAAttagatattttctcttttaagaaagcaatttctttctctctttgtagtAAGTCAGTAACCAATCTCCCAATGCGTACTGTTAAATCATTTACCAAGGGTTCCAAGTGGGAAAAGTCCTTCTTTAGATTATACACCTTTGGTTTTAGATCATTTGCAAAAGTCACTGTCTTCAGAACTTTAGCTCTGTCACTTTCTAAGCTTAAAAATCTATCTGTGTGCTTGCTGAAATCACTCTGTAGCTCAGAAAGTATCTTCTTAACAGAGTTAATTCTTTGTGAATTGTCAGATGCTGTCTTTCGGAGCATTGCTGTTCGGTCAATGCTACTTGAAAGAAGATCACCTAtgttttttactgtatttttttctacttcttctattttattttctagttcttgAACAGAATCTGTCAATGATGTTACATCAGTTACTAAACCTGAAATACGTCGTATATCTGTTTTTACAGTTGTAATCTTGAGACCGACATCTTTTGCCATGGAAGTTGTACTTTGGTCTACTTTTGTAACATCTTCAGAAACAGTGGTCAAATTGTTGTTCAATATCCTGCTTTGTCAGTTATCCTGTTGGACCAAGTTTTCACTTCATTAAATCTCCTCCTGTAGACGCTTTAGATGAGTACTTATTTGAAAAGACTTCAAGTGTTCTATGATAGCTTCAGACTTCTGACACTGTAAGAAAATTAGTACCCAGAATAATTAAATTGAGTAAaagcttaacattttaaaattcacttaaattttaggtgtttttttgAACTATAAAGTTACTGCTCTTCTGGAAAGCATTTGGTAAAAGATGCATCAAGTGTATTGCTAATGAATAGGAAGGAAAACATTGAGGAAATTTCATGtgactgcaaatggcattttccagttatttttgcACCATCAGTCCTCTGCATGGTGACAAAATTAGCTAAACGAGGGAAAATGATGTATCTTCAGTTgctggagaagggaggaggaagccCCCTCTAGATGAGTTTTGGTAAATTTGCGGGGTCAAACAAGACAACGTGACTTCTGAAACGCAAGTTTGTTTGTAGGTACAACAAGTGCTAGAATGAAGGGACTTTATTGTCCTATTACTTTTATGAATACTTTTCTGGGGTATTGAACTAATTCCATTCAATTAGTAATCCTTAAGTTCCTAGTGTGTTGTCAGGCATGTGAAGGTCTGAGGAACATAAGATGAGTACAGCTTCGGTTGTGGCTTCAACTTCAGTTCAGCAGTTTAATAGAGATGATagatatgtaaaaaacaaaacaacaaacaaacaaagcactATCTCCAAGGTTCTAAAATTCCATGATTCCAAATACAAGTGATTCTCAACTTTTGGATGTTTCAGTGCCATCCTCCTTCCCCAGCATCCATTGAATACTGATGTCTCTAAATTGTTTTGGTTTAACTTGGACAAATCAGCTGATGAACATTTTGAGCCACACAACTGCCTAGCAACATTTCaagttgttatttttgttgttgtgtgcgtgtgtatgtgtgtttatatagcAGTTTTggggaaattgagttattttattttattgtatttttaatatttgaatttttattgcaTTGTGCCATCAGTTAATAAAGTTAAGAGGGAAAGGGGAATATTAAAGTGTTGATTATAGTGATAAGATGGGTAAGTATCATAAACAatacaaaattgaaaattaaaacatacatgcgtgaggtctatccatgttgtcacaaatggcaggatatcCTTTCTCAAGgctgaatatataaatgtatcaaagtatcatgttgtacactttaaatttacacaatgttatatgtcaaatttatttaattaaaaaaataaaacacataggaATTGTCAGGTTTCAATTAAGTTTCAATCAGAAGATTAACTTAAGCCTGTGCGCTGTATGCtaaactatgaagaaaaaaaattaaagaacaaatgtaaaatatattgtcAAAGCCTGTGTCCTAACACAGATATACATTGTGATTACATTGAAAAAAGGAATCCCATTTATAACATGTAAGTCAGTTGTTCCACGTTTGCACATTTAACTTTCAGCTTGTTTTCTAGGAAAGCATTGTTTGAAAGTGGAGATTGTCTATAGCTTTCTACTAATAATCAAAACCAGCTTGATTCAACAACGTTTACTGTGCTGATATGTGCTAGTATGATCAGGAACTGACTCTGCTTTCAGAAAGTTTGTCACTTAGTTTGGGAAAGAAAATGTCAGTAAATggattatttaaaattcagaaaaaaataaggaatcaaAAATACGcaggttgaaaaaaatttttacaaaataaaaaatgcagtTTAAAGACATCaagttttttccaaaataattgtatttcttcAATACGTTTTTTATAAATCATCTTTCTTAAATTGCCTTTGCCTGGTTCACTCAGGTAACCTGTTGGGGTTATTTTGGTAACATGAACTTAGTTTTACttaatgcaaataaatatttaataagcttGGAATATTATTTTTACGGCAGCTTAAAAAAGGAGCAGTCATATAATTGCAAAGAAATGACAATCTGAAATGGGGCAGTAGAAAAGTTAATTCAAAGCATCAATACCGCCTTCTTGCCCCATCATATATATTTggttccaaaatatattttaggatttttctcAATAGGTTTATGCTATGTTGATtagtggtggggatggtggcccaaaatgttttttttttgtttgtttgtttgtttttggtagagAAGTTAGACTGTGAAAAAATTATCGTGGGTATGACAGTAACGAATAGCCACAAATAGGAAGGAAATCAAG
The genomic region above belongs to Balaenoptera musculus isolate JJ_BM4_2016_0621 chromosome 10, mBalMus1.pri.v3, whole genome shotgun sequence and contains:
- the LOC118901896 gene encoding inhibitor of nuclear factor kappa-B kinase-interacting protein, producing MAKDVGLKITTVKTDIRRISGLVTDVTSLTDSVQELENKIEEVEKNTVKNIGDLLSSSIDRTAMLRKTASDNSQRINSVKKILSELQSDFSKHTDRFLSLESDRAKVLKTVTFANDLKPKVYNLKKDFSHLEPLVNDLTVRIGRLVTDLLQREKEIAFLKEKISNLTIVRAEIKDMKDEIKHISDMD